TCAAAGTTGTAAGCGCTGCCAATCTACTCTGATGTTCGGTAAAAGGATGTATATTTGGGTTATACCAGAAAGCTGTCACCTGATAACCGCTGTCCCGCCAGTATTTGAGAGTGTAAGCCGAGCAATGAACACAACAGCAGTGGACTAAGAGTTTACTCATTGTCTTTTGAATCTGTTGATGTGATGTTGCGAAAACGACTGAAACGACTCCTCGAGTTCAAAAGAGTTACATATCAATCGAGCCAGATCCAACAAATCAGTTTTTCGCAAAAACTTCAATCCTATTGAATGAGGTGGAAAATTGTGAGCCTTATTATAGCACGCCTGTTCATTTATTTTGTTAAGCGTTTCGTGTCGTTTTTGCCAATATATTTTTACGACAAAAGCAATGTTATTAAGGCTAGCGGCATTATAGCAACGAACCCTGGGGTGGAGGTTCGATATCGGCGGCTAGCCGGGATTTGGGATATTTTAGCCCGAGATGCTCGTAAGCCCGGCGGGTAGCGACACGACCTCTCGGAGTACGCTCCAAGAATCCAAGCTGCATCAGATACGGCTCATAGATATCCATTATGGTGTCGGTATCTTCAGAAATAGCCGCAGCTAACGTCTCCAGGCCGACCGGCCCTCCCGAGAATTTCTCGATGATGGCTCTGAGCAGTTGGTGGTCAATATTGTCTAATCCCACCGCGTCAATTTCCAGACGGCCAAGAGCTGTTTGGGCGATCCCACAATCGATCACGCCCCGACCGCGAACCTGGGCATAATCGCGAACACGCTTCAGCAGGCGGTTGGCAACCCGCGGCGTACCCCGGGCGCGGCAGGCTATTTCTCTTAGTCCGGCCTGATCGGCCTGCACCCCAAGGATTTCCGCTGAGCGCCGAAGAATGGCTTCGATGTCGGCATCTGTGTAAAAGTCCAGGCGGTAAATGGAGCCGAAACGGTCGCGCAACGGGGAAGACAGCATCGCGTACCTGGTGGTCGCCCCTATCAAAGTGAATGGAGGAAGTTTCAGCCGGAGGCTTTTGGCGCCGGGACCTTTCCCGATAACAATATCCAGAGCAAAATCTTCCATCGCCGGATAAAGGATCTCCTCGACCGTCCGGCCGAGGCGGTGAATCTCGTCGATGAAAAGAACATCATGCGGCTGCAGTCCAGTCAGTATCGCGGCAAGATCTCCAGGCCGTTCGATAGCCGGACCTGAAGTGATCCGGATATTGACTTCCATACCGTGAGCGATGATATACGCGAGCGTTGTCTTACCTAAACCCGGTGGACCATAAAGGAGAACATGGTCGAG
This is a stretch of genomic DNA from Dehalogenimonas etheniformans. It encodes these proteins:
- the ruvB gene encoding Holliday junction branch migration DNA helicase RuvB, which encodes MAERIISSQSVPDDTKLDTSLRPRSLDDFIGQAKIKDNLAVTMMAARARKEALDHVLLYGPPGLGKTTLAYIIAHGMEVNIRITSGPAIERPGDLAAILTGLQPHDVLFIDEIHRLGRTVEEILYPAMEDFALDIVIGKGPGAKSLRLKLPPFTLIGATTRYAMLSSPLRDRFGSIYRLDFYTDADIEAILRRSAEILGVQADQAGLREIACRARGTPRVANRLLKRVRDYAQVRGRGVIDCGIAQTALGRLEIDAVGLDNIDHQLLRAIIEKFSGGPVGLETLAAAISEDTDTIMDIYEPYLMQLGFLERTPRGRVATRRAYEHLGLKYPKSRLAADIEPPPQGSLL